AAAAGCTTCAAGGCAAAGGCAAGTCAGGTAAAGCGGATAAAGCGTTGGCCAAAATCCAGAAGCTTTATGGAATAGAATCACGCTTAAAAGGTGCCAGTGCCGAAAAACGGAAAGCAGAGCGCCAAGAGCATGCTAAGCCGATACTGGATGAGCTTTATGAATGGATGACAACTCAGAAAGTGCTTGAGTCTAGCCCGCTGGGTAAAGCAATAAAATACACGCTCGGTCAGTGGCCGAAGCTCACCCGCTATATCGATGACGGTCACTTATCGATAGACAACAACCGAGCTGAACGCGCAATAAAACCGCTGGTTATTGGGAGAAAGAACTGGCTCTTCTCGACCAATCCCAATGGAGCTGAAGCGAGCGCGATGCTTTACAGTATCGTCGAGACAGCGAAAGCCAACGGCCTTATCGTTTACGACTACATGGTCAAGTGCATGCAGGAGTTAGCGAAAGCGGAACCTGATATCGATGCACTCCTGCCTTGGAACTTCAAACACTAACAATATCGCCCCGTGGGTTCATGGCGCGGATACGTTGGCTAGTCTATACTGTACCGGTTAAGATCAGATTTGACAGTTCAGTACGCTGCGAATTCTAAATCGAATTGCCCCATCAACAGGCTAACCACCCTGGTTAGGATAGCTCTATATCTCTTATTCAAAGCTTTGGTCTTTATCTTTCATTGTCACCCTGTCATAAATTAAATGTCATTTACACTGAATCTGAGGGGAGAGTTGAAATATAGTTATATAATAGGTCGATTATAGATATAAAAATCAAACTTTATTATTAGCTTGGCGGGAAATTGAATCCCTAATAATTAAACAACCTTCAGTACTGACTTTCTGCGCACTTTGATATTCTTCAAGTAGTATGAGTATGCCTTTTTGAATCATCTTTTCGAGAGGGACACTGACAGATGTTAAGCTTGGCGTTAAAAATGCACCCATTTTACTGTTATCAAATCCTGCTATGGATATATCCTTCGGCAGGTGATAACCCAACTCCATAAAAGCTTTCATTGCCCCTAATGCCATATCATCATTACCCGCTAATACTGCGGTAAAATCTACACCGCTTTTTACTAATTTCTTTGCGGCAAGATAACCGCTCTCTGGTGTCCATTTTGCAGCAACAATCCGCTCTTGATTAACCTCAATACCATGTTTTTTCAATGTATCTTTATAAGCACACAAACGCTGTATACCGGTTGATGAATCAGAGAGCCCTCGAATAAAAGCAATATTTTCATGCCCTTGTTTAAGAATATATTCCACCATCAAGGAGGCATTCGAATAATGATCAGTTGTTATACAGTGTTGAGGATCAGACGATAGGTTACGGTTAAGAACAACAATAGGCGTTAAAGTTGAATCAATGATTGCTTTTAGATCTTTCTCTGTGAGATATTTAGGATAAACAATAATTCCGGCACACTTCATATCGAGTAAAAAGTTAATCGCATTCTTTTCATCTTCAGCGCTGTGCTTTCCATCCGCCATTACAAGCTGACGTCCATGCTGCTCACTAAATGATGCCGCGTGATAAACCAGAGAAGAAAAATAAGGACCATCATACAAAGCGTTGGTGATCACAAAACCAATAAAGTTAGTTTTTTTAGTGGCAAGCTGTTGAGCTAAGAGATTAGGCCGATAGCCAGTTTCTTCTATGGCTTTAAAAACTTTAGCTGTCACTTCTGG
The genomic region above belongs to Vibrio casei and contains:
- a CDS encoding LacI family DNA-binding transcriptional regulator, whose translation is MVTMFDVAQKAGVSKATVSRVLNGKNIVRPEVTAKVFKAIEETGYRPNLLAQQLATKKTNFIGFVITNALYDGPYFSSLVYHAASFSEQHGRQLVMADGKHSAEDEKNAINFLLDMKCAGIIVYPKYLTEKDLKAIIDSTLTPIVVLNRNLSSDPQHCITTDHYSNASLMVEYILKQGHENIAFIRGLSDSSTGIQRLCAYKDTLKKHGIEVNQERIVAAKWTPESGYLAAKKLVKSGVDFTAVLAGNDDMALGAMKAFMELGYHLPKDISIAGFDNSKMGAFLTPSLTSVSVPLEKMIQKGILILLEEYQSAQKVSTEGCLIIRDSISRQANNKV